Sequence from the bacterium genome:
AATTTCAAAAACTTTAAATGAAGAAGGTGAAACTACTTATAAGTTGAGGATCTTTTCAAAAGATGCCACTCCGCCTTATCCTTGGGAAGAAGAGATTGAAGTAGAGCCGGTGGATGGACGTTTTAGAATTATTCCGGCCAGCGAAGGATTATACTTAACTGTTTATCCTCCGGAAGGAAAAGGAAAAAGAACAGCAGAAGAAGAAGTATTGAAAGAGATCGAAGAAAAAGAATATGATGAAGTCAATCTTCAATTAGTAAAGGAGACTGTCAATAGGGCTAAAGGTGCTTCTGTGATCATTGGACCTAAACAACATAATGAAATGGATGGTTCGGTAAATGTAAATGTAACCGAAGACTTTTCTAAGGCAGCTATTACTTTTATTCCCCCTAAAAAAGGAGGAAACCCGGTTGAATTTAAAGACGTGATTAAGGCTTTAAAGAAAAAAGGAGTAGTAGAGCTAATAAATGAAAAACTTATTAAAGATACTATTCGGGAAAATAAATTTGATACCCCTTCTTTAATGGTAGCTGAACAAATTCTAGCTCAAGCGGGACCTAATGCAGAAATAGAAATCTTAATTAAGACTGATACTTCTAAAATTGTCCTGGCTGAGGATGATCGCGGTCGAGTAGATTTTAGGGAAAGAAGTAATATCACCAATGTGACCAAAGGCCAAATTTTAGCCATAAAGAGACCACTAGAAAATCCTGGAACAGCTGGAAAAAAGATTAATGGGGAAATAATTCCACCACCTCCTCCTTTGGAAATGAATTTATCGCTAGGGAAAAATACAGAAATATCTGAAGATGGATTAAAGTTGCATTCAATTATTGATGGTCAAGCTATTTATATTAATGAAAAGATTAATGTGGAACCTGTTTTTGAAGTTAAGGGAGATGTAAATATGGTTACCGGTAATATTGATTTTTTAGGTACCGTGGTGGTAAATGGTAATATCTTAGATGGTTTTAAAGTAAAAGCAGAAGGGGATATTCAAGTAAAAGAAGTAGTCGAGGGCGCTATTCTTTTTGCTGGAGCTAACATAAATATTGGCGGAGGAGTTTTAGGTAAGAATAAAGCTACTCTTTTTGCCGAAGGGGATATTGTAGCTAAATATGCTGAAAGCGCTCATCTTGTGGCTAAAGGAAATATAAAAATAAGTGAGTTTGTTCTCCATAGTTTCTTAGAGGCAGGAAAAATTATTACCGTTACTGAAGGAAAAAGAGGATCCATTATGGGCGGGAAAATTAGAGCCACAGAATGTGTTAATGCGCGGGAAATTGGCAGTCCTATGTCTACCAAAACTATTATTGAAGTAGGAGTTAAACCTCAGGTAAGAGAGCAATTGATTAATATAGAAAAGCTTTCTCAAGAGGATAATAAAAAATTTGAACGAATAAGATTAGATATTATTACCTTAAAGAATTGGCAAAAAGAAAACGGCAACTTATCTCCAGAAAAAGAGCAGCTCTTAACTAAACTCATTAAACTACAAAATTTGCTAATTATGAAACTACGTTCCTATTCAGAAAGAAAAGAGCTATTAGAGGCTCAAATTGCTCGTGCTGATAAAGGAAATATTAACATTATTGGTACTGTATATCCGGGAACAACTATGATTATTAGGGGAGCAGCTAAAGAGGTTAAAGAAGTTTCAAAAGCAGCTACTTTTTTCTTTGAAAATAATGAAGTTCATACCAAGGCTTACCAAGGATCTTAAAAGGTATTTAGCTATCAGCTTTACCGATAGACACGGCCTATTTTTTAAGCAAGCTATTAAAAACTTCACTTAACTTTTTAGTTAAGTTATTTCTTTCATATTGAAGAACTTTTTCTTTAACTAGATCAAAAGAAAGGTTTTTATTTTGATAATCTAAGTAGATCTTGTAAATAACCTCCTTAATTTCTTCTATGTCATCAGGAGAAGCAATTATTCCTGCTTTGGTCTCTTCTAATATTTTGTAGGTAGCTCCAAGTTCTTTTGAAATTAAAGCCAAAATAGGCTTACCAGTTCCTAAGTATTCGTATAATTTAGCCGGAACCCAATCCTTACTTAAAAGTCCTCGATGATGGATAAGTAACAAGACATCAGCGTTAACTAAATGTTGCATACATTCTTGATGGGACAGAAACTGATAAATCTTCAATACTTTTTCTAAACCTAACTTTTTAATTAAATTAGACACCTCCAGTTCCTCTCTAATATAAACAGCAAAGATTACCTCTATCTTATCTTCTAACAGCGGATGCTCATCTAATAATTTACGAAGAGCTTTAAAAAAGTAAATGGGATTATAGCGGACGCTTTCTTGATCATTAAAACTTATACACATCGTTCCCGTATAAGCTATGACAAGTTTTTCCTTGGGTTGTTCTTTTAAGTTTTGAAAGTCTTCTTGATCAAAACCATTAGTGATGACTATAAATTTGTCTGAAGATATTTCAGGGTAAATCTTCATAAAATCTTCTTTCATTGGTTCGGTATTACAGACAATTTTATCAGCATATCTTAAGATCCTTTTTTCTAAGCCTTCTTCTATTTTTCTTCGAAGGTTTGTAGCTGGATTAAACCAAACTTCCCTCGTCCAAGGGTCTCGAAAGTCTATCACCCAAGGTTTCTTAGTTAAATATTTTAATAAGTATCCAATCAGATGAATACTATGAGGTGGAGAAGTAGAAAAGATAACCTCGATCTTTTCTTTTCTAATGATTTGCCAACCTTTATATAGGGCAAAAGGCAGCCATCCCACTTCATGGTCAGGAAGATCTAAAAAAGTTCTTAAGTATTTAAAGAAGATATTTTTTTTAGTTTGACTTAGTTTTTCTGGAAATTCTGTGGAAACTTTTTTAGCGGTCTTAAAGAAGATCTTCTTTAAAAATAAAGTAGGTTCTAAAATAAACGTTCGATAAACTAAAACTTCTGGTGGAATATCTTTTAATAATAAAGGATCTTTTGGTTTGTAAAATTCCTCCCGGCTAGGAGAGTCTTTTTTAATCTTCTTCTCTTTGACCGTTAAAACCGTGGGCATATAGTCATGAGAAGGAAGATATTTGACAAACTTTAAAGCTCTTTGGCAGCCCATACCACCATAAGGAGGAAAGTAACAAGCAATCATTAAGACTTTTTTCAAGATAGTTAAACTCCACTTTTTCTTACTAAGATTTTAATCGGGGTTCCTAAAGACCCTAACTCTTTACGGATTTGAGAGACTAAATATTTTCGGTAGCTATCGGTGACCATTTCAGGATGATTGACAAAGAATAAAAAAGAAGGAGGTTTGCTTTTAAGTTGAGTGGTATAGTATATCTTTAAACTCTTGCCTTTTTTAATCGGAGGTTGATACTTAAAAAAGACCTTGGAAACTATCCGATTTAGATTTCCCGTAGAAATCCAACGATCGTATTCATTAAAGACTTTCTTAGTTAAATCAAAGATTTCCAAAAGACCCTTTCCTGTAAAAGCAGAGATAAAAGCGATAGGAAGATAATCTCCAAATGAGATATTTCTTCTTAGATAATCCTGATAAGCAATCATCTTTGGCTCATCTAAGTCCACTAAATCACATTTATTGACTAAGATAATTCCTCCGCATCCATATTTTTCCATCAAGGTTAAGATCTTTTTATCTTGATCTGTTAAGCCGGCAGTGATATCTATTATTAATAAGACGACATCTGCTTTTTTGACACTTTCTATAGCTTTGGTAGAGCTATATTTCTCGACGGTTAAAATAATATTTCTCTTTTTTCTAATCCCGGCAGTGTCTATAAAATTAAAATACTC
This genomic interval carries:
- a CDS encoding glycosyltransferase; the protein is MKKVLMIACYFPPYGGMGCQRALKFVKYLPSHDYMPTVLTVKEKKIKKDSPSREEFYKPKDPLLLKDIPPEVLVYRTFILEPTLFLKKIFFKTAKKVSTEFPEKLSQTKKNIFFKYLRTFLDLPDHEVGWLPFALYKGWQIIRKEKIEVIFSTSPPHSIHLIGYLLKYLTKKPWVIDFRDPWTREVWFNPATNLRRKIEEGLEKRILRYADKIVCNTEPMKEDFMKIYPEISSDKFIVITNGFDQEDFQNLKEQPKEKLVIAYTGTMCISFNDQESVRYNPIYFFKALRKLLDEHPLLEDKIEVIFAVYIREELEVSNLIKKLGLEKVLKIYQFLSHQECMQHLVNADVLLLIHHRGLLSKDWVPAKLYEYLGTGKPILALISKELGATYKILEETKAGIIASPDDIEEIKEVIYKIYLDYQNKNLSFDLVKEKVLQYERNNLTKKLSEVFNSLLKK
- a CDS encoding FapA family protein; the encoded protein is MEDKSRLDALEEMGKKLHLMEENIHKDEMSVLESIEEQLRYLESSLEKISSEHDHSLDGKIKLEFADEKTEAYITITAPKIGGKKVNFDDVMELLLQEKIKDIDEEVIIKVLKAHTFDKRFLIAKGIPSKYTGRDACFAYQCLTEDVAISEEVLPGQLIFYKTLPTYGEGGISVTGEKIPPCPGKDIKVIPGNKVVISENKTRGYALERGHVFWEGDIVSVEKIKEVKGDVDSILGNINFKGRVHIYGSVSDGITIKTTGDLIVDGKVEEANLEADGNIKIGQSMVGGGTSKTIKAKGNIIADSLEKVILMAGKNLIINKNIVNSDITASKVIVVESGSFLRGGKVVAQEIDVPNIGLESKEKKGKIETILNIQNKVSVREKIYPSVKLSLGNINYPLSEEKERVTMVIQEGKVEIIDYEQIPPLEEPIQFEEPKEIVSTLTPFVILETTSLLEAKEEAAEFLGLERNKLEIQEISKTLNEEGETTYKLRIFSKDATPPYPWEEEIEVEPVDGRFRIIPASEGLYLTVYPPEGKGKRTAEEEVLKEIEEKEYDEVNLQLVKETVNRAKGASVIIGPKQHNEMDGSVNVNVTEDFSKAAITFIPPKKGGNPVEFKDVIKALKKKGVVELINEKLIKDTIRENKFDTPSLMVAEQILAQAGPNAEIEILIKTDTSKIVLAEDDRGRVDFRERSNITNVTKGQILAIKRPLENPGTAGKKINGEIIPPPPPLEMNLSLGKNTEISEDGLKLHSIIDGQAIYINEKINVEPVFEVKGDVNMVTGNIDFLGTVVVNGNILDGFKVKAEGDIQVKEVVEGAILFAGANINIGGGVLGKNKATLFAEGDIVAKYAESAHLVAKGNIKISEFVLHSFLEAGKIITVTEGKRGSIMGGKIRATECVNAREIGSPMSTKTIIEVGVKPQVREQLINIEKLSQEDNKKFERIRLDIITLKNWQKENGNLSPEKEQLLTKLIKLQNLLIMKLRSYSERKELLEAQIARADKGNINIIGTVYPGTTMIIRGAAKEVKEVSKAATFFFENNEVHTKAYQGS